Proteins encoded in a region of the Benincasa hispida cultivar B227 chromosome 2, ASM972705v1, whole genome shotgun sequence genome:
- the LOC120072090 gene encoding uncharacterized protein LOC120072090 has protein sequence MVFPETPRRPPANSSSSVDFSTTGLPLSHPDQYTPYALHHSDTSNLILVSELLTNDNYVSWSKSMVLSLSIRNKLGFIDGSLPRPTGDLLSLWIRNNNVVVAWILNFVSKSISSSILFTESAREIWLDLQDCFQRRNGPRIFPSQMRVIQPQARSRLCHYIFY, from the coding sequence ATGGTTTTTCCCGAGACACCTCGTCGTCCTCCGGCCAATTCATCTTCCTCAGTCGATTTTTCGACTACTGGGCTTCCTCTTTCTCATCCCGATCAGTACACTCCCTACGCTCTTCATCACAGTGACACTTCCAATCTTATTCTTGTTTCCGAACTTCTCACCAACGACAACTACGTTTCTTGGAGCAAATCGATGGTTCTTTCCCTCTCCATCCGAAACAAACTTGGTTTCATTGATGGTTCTCTCCCTCGGCCTACAGGTGATCTTCTTTCCTTATGGATTCGCAACAATAATGTTGTTGTTGCTTGGATTCTCAACTTTGTTTCTAAGAGTATTTCTTCAAGTATTCTCTTCACCGAATCAGCTCGAGAAATCTGGCTTGACCTTCAAGATTGTTTCCAAAGACGCAACGGACCTCGCATTTTTCCATCTCAAATGCGAGTTATCCAGCCTCAAGCAAGATCAAGACTTTGTCACTATATATTTTACTAA